A region from the Kribbella shirazensis genome encodes:
- a CDS encoding ABC transporter substrate-binding protein, whose product MTLDRSVSRRRLLQLVGGATVTATVAGSLSACGGDGGSSSSGGTLKVIGVGDQEAGLRKVLDAYKASHSGFDFNLSFAPADQVQTALRTQLGGGNAPDVHVVYPGNGSAMSMAQLGKAGLLTDLSSQSWTQKVPAGFKGAFQHDGKTYIFSPGSSMLGAIYNKKAFATAGVEPPTTWSELLAVCDKLKKKGIVPIAVGAQTPWITQLIPYALVPGTVYAKTPDFDDKMSAGQASFADSGWADAMDKYLELQKKGFFNDNPNGTTYEQATSMVGTGKAAMAVQVSAVLSAFRAAAPSPDDLSMFPFPATDVAADNWIPAGVVVGIAVSAKSKQADQAKSFLDYCGQQENLNTWAEAVSCVPLYGDAKVDPALTSFLPNLKANKAVPFMDQRWPNAEVQPTHFAVVQQLLGGKTTVQDALKKMDEAYRKGA is encoded by the coding sequence ATGACACTCGATCGATCCGTCAGTCGTCGGCGGCTCCTGCAGTTGGTCGGAGGCGCCACGGTCACCGCCACCGTGGCCGGCTCCCTGTCGGCCTGTGGCGGAGACGGCGGCTCGTCGTCGTCCGGCGGCACGCTGAAGGTGATCGGCGTCGGCGACCAGGAGGCCGGCCTGCGGAAGGTGCTCGACGCGTACAAGGCGTCGCACTCGGGATTCGACTTCAACCTGTCGTTCGCGCCCGCGGACCAGGTGCAGACCGCGCTCCGCACGCAGCTCGGCGGCGGCAACGCGCCCGACGTCCATGTCGTGTACCCGGGCAACGGCAGCGCGATGTCGATGGCCCAGCTGGGCAAGGCCGGGCTGCTCACCGACCTCAGCAGCCAGTCCTGGACGCAGAAGGTCCCGGCCGGGTTCAAGGGCGCCTTCCAGCACGACGGCAAGACGTACATCTTCTCGCCCGGCTCCAGCATGCTCGGCGCGATCTACAACAAGAAGGCGTTCGCGACCGCCGGCGTCGAGCCGCCGACCACCTGGTCGGAGCTGCTGGCGGTCTGCGACAAGCTGAAGAAGAAGGGCATCGTGCCGATCGCCGTCGGCGCGCAGACCCCGTGGATCACCCAGCTGATCCCGTACGCGCTGGTCCCGGGCACGGTCTACGCCAAGACGCCCGACTTCGACGACAAGATGAGTGCCGGCCAGGCCTCGTTCGCGGACTCCGGCTGGGCCGACGCGATGGACAAGTACCTCGAGCTGCAGAAGAAGGGCTTCTTCAACGACAACCCGAACGGTACGACGTACGAGCAGGCCACCTCGATGGTCGGCACCGGCAAGGCCGCGATGGCGGTCCAGGTGTCCGCGGTGCTGTCCGCGTTCCGGGCCGCGGCGCCGTCGCCGGACGACCTGTCGATGTTCCCGTTCCCGGCCACGGACGTTGCCGCCGACAACTGGATCCCGGCCGGCGTGGTGGTCGGGATCGCGGTGAGCGCGAAGAGCAAGCAGGCTGATCAGGCGAAGTCGTTCCTCGACTACTGCGGTCAGCAGGAGAACCTGAACACCTGGGCCGAGGCCGTCTCCTGCGTTCCGCTGTACGGCGACGCGAAGGTCGATCCCGCGCTGACCTCGTTCCTGCCGAACCTGAAGGCGAACAAGGCGGTCCCGTTCATGGACCAGCGCTGGCCGAACGCCGAAGTACAGCCGACCCACTTCGCCGTCGTACAGCAGCTGCTCGGCGGGAAGACCACGGTGCAGGACGCCCTGAAGAAGATGGACGAGGCCTACCGGAAGGGCGCGTGA
- a CDS encoding ABC transporter permease subunit has protein sequence MTASVAAARPEVARRTRRRGGIVPPWWFAVPAILVYALVVLYPSIAGAGSAFTDWSGIGEAKSFVGADNFKQLLRDDQALGALRNTLLLTVAIVVVQNALGLLLALGVHTGIKSRLMLRLVFFAPVVVSPVMVSFLWKFVYNPAPDAGLNAALGAVGLGSLRQDWLGNPSIALWSVAFTVIWQCAGYSMVIFLAGLEGVPAELHESAMVDGAGTVARFRHITWPLLAPAVTINVMLSTVGGLTLFTQIIAMTNGGPGYATDTLSTVLYKQAFVFGKFGYSTAVALVLAVFVAAVSFLQIGYLRSRETTA, from the coding sequence GTGACGGCCTCGGTGGCCGCGGCCCGGCCGGAGGTCGCGCGGCGGACCCGGCGGCGCGGCGGGATCGTGCCGCCGTGGTGGTTCGCGGTGCCGGCGATCCTGGTCTACGCCCTGGTGGTGCTGTACCCGAGCATCGCCGGCGCGGGGTCGGCGTTCACGGACTGGTCGGGGATCGGCGAGGCCAAGTCGTTTGTGGGCGCGGACAACTTCAAGCAACTGCTGCGCGACGACCAGGCGCTCGGGGCGCTGCGCAACACGCTGCTGTTGACGGTCGCGATCGTCGTGGTGCAGAACGCGCTCGGGTTGCTGCTCGCCCTCGGCGTCCACACCGGGATCAAGAGCCGGCTGATGTTGCGGCTGGTGTTCTTCGCACCGGTCGTGGTGAGTCCGGTGATGGTGTCGTTCCTGTGGAAGTTCGTCTACAACCCGGCGCCGGACGCGGGACTGAACGCGGCGCTGGGCGCGGTCGGGCTCGGGTCGCTGCGCCAGGACTGGCTGGGCAACCCGTCGATCGCACTGTGGTCGGTCGCGTTCACGGTGATCTGGCAGTGCGCCGGGTACTCGATGGTGATCTTCCTGGCCGGGCTCGAAGGGGTCCCGGCCGAGTTGCACGAGTCCGCGATGGTGGACGGCGCCGGGACGGTCGCGCGCTTCCGGCATATCACCTGGCCGCTGCTCGCCCCGGCCGTCACCATCAACGTGATGCTCTCGACGGTCGGCGGGCTGACGTTGTTCACCCAGATCATCGCGATGACGAACGGCGGACCGGGGTACGCCACGGACACGTTGTCGACGGTGCTGTACAAGCAGGCGTTCGTGTTCGGGAAGTTCGGGTACAGCACTGCGGTCGCGCTGGTCCTGGCGGTCTTCGTCGCGGCGGTGTCGTTCCTGCAGATCGGATACCTGAGGTCGAGGGAGACGACGGCATGA
- a CDS encoding carbohydrate ABC transporter permease — protein MKYRPRTFLLELVMIAVAVGFLFPVYVLVTLAFKDQQQIANEPLSLPSPPSVSSFGEAWRSAGLDSALLNSTLITVASVLLLIALGSLAAYFLARTATRLSYSLYILFLVGIILPFQLGMIPLYQLVDDLGLLGTYQGMILFYTGIQLPFTVFLYTGFIRSLPADYTNAALIDGASHLQAFAHVIFPLLRPITGTVLILNAVQIWNDFFTPLLYLGGSGHETVPVRVFAFVNQYTSNYGLVAAGLILAALPILLLFLFLQRYVIRGFASGLKG, from the coding sequence ATGAAGTACCGTCCGCGGACGTTCCTGCTCGAGCTGGTCATGATCGCCGTCGCGGTCGGGTTCCTCTTCCCGGTGTACGTCCTGGTGACGTTGGCGTTCAAGGATCAGCAGCAGATCGCGAACGAGCCGTTGTCGCTGCCGTCACCGCCGAGCGTGAGCAGCTTCGGCGAGGCGTGGCGCTCGGCCGGACTCGACTCGGCGTTGCTGAACAGCACCCTGATCACCGTCGCGAGCGTGCTGTTGCTGATCGCGCTCGGCTCGCTGGCGGCGTATTTCCTGGCCCGTACGGCGACCCGGTTGAGCTACAGCCTCTACATCCTGTTCCTGGTCGGGATCATCCTGCCGTTCCAACTCGGGATGATCCCGCTGTACCAACTGGTCGACGACCTCGGGCTGCTCGGGACGTACCAAGGGATGATCCTGTTCTATACAGGGATCCAGCTTCCGTTCACGGTCTTCCTCTACACCGGATTCATCCGCTCGCTGCCGGCCGACTACACGAACGCCGCGCTGATCGACGGCGCGTCGCACCTGCAGGCCTTCGCGCACGTGATCTTCCCGCTGCTCCGGCCGATCACGGGCACGGTCCTGATCCTCAACGCCGTACAGATCTGGAACGACTTCTTCACGCCGCTGCTCTATCTCGGCGGTTCAGGGCACGAAACCGTGCCGGTCCGGGTGTTCGCGTTCGTCAACCAATACACGTCGAACTACGGCCTCGTGGCCGCCGGACTGATCCTCGCGGCACTCCCCATCCTGCTGCTGTTCCTCTTCCTCCAGCGCTACGTGATCCGCGGATTCGCCTCCGGCCTGAAGGGATGA
- a CDS encoding NADAR domain-containing protein — translation MLVEASPLDRVWGIGLAADDPRAVDPTARRGLNLLGFALMEARDRLSGTS, via the coding sequence GTGCTGGTGGAGGCCAGTCCGCTCGATCGAGTCTGGGGCATTGGTCTGGCGGCCGACGACCCGCGAGCGGTGGACCCCACCGCTCGGCGGGGTCTCAACCTGCTCGGCTTCGCGCTGATGGAGGCGCGTGATCGTCTCAGTGGAACGTCTTGA